Proteins encoded by one window of Chondromyces crocatus:
- a CDS encoding PilZ domain-containing protein — MKGTSERAMDGGRENDRRSAERVQVTWLVDCEAEDTFLYASIANISELGIFVRTTTPLSIGVRITLRFSPPGAASSFVLQGMVQWINAVTPLRPTPNPGMGIRFVSLTRDEREQLVEAIRTIAYLREAPNPLN, encoded by the coding sequence ATGAAAGGGACTAGCGAGAGAGCAATGGATGGGGGTCGCGAAAACGATCGCCGCTCAGCAGAGCGCGTGCAGGTTACATGGCTCGTCGACTGCGAGGCTGAGGACACCTTTCTCTACGCCTCGATCGCGAACATCTCCGAGCTGGGAATCTTCGTTCGGACGACCACGCCCCTCTCGATAGGCGTGCGCATCACGTTGCGGTTTTCTCCGCCGGGCGCGGCCTCGTCCTTCGTGCTGCAGGGGATGGTGCAGTGGATCAACGCCGTGACGCCGCTGCGTCCGACGCCCAACCCTGGCATGGGCATCCGCTTCGTGAGCCTGACACGTGACGAGCGAGAGCAGCTGGTCGAGGCGATACGGACCATCGCCTACCTGCGCGAGGCTCCGAACCCTCTGAACTGA
- a CDS encoding anti-sigma factor family protein, whose product MDCEKFDQHVMDALYEELDELTHAALKRHLESCVRCSSTLAGLRATRDAAVLPLEEPSDDLDARIFAAVEVAQQHTPWRRKALRALAWAGSHAMRPQLAMAALFVLVIGSSLLLLRARPGTVGMGPLRVTEHGMPAPEYAEPAYAPATPAPPAPLANQVVTTQSEAKRMEDRAADKAESGSRTEAAAPAADQAQTRGDQEGMNRAPAGSAVEALARAQAARASSGCSAALPLYDEVGTSYPGTAAAHTAMWEAARCYKGAGDTGRARELFLALRAVDGYRDRVEAELGEQENLAQSQTKNIAGAPGAGAGHSYSAPAPAAPLRAAAKPAATETSRGKQGNTAAEHADSDKGSPARATGQQRSQPAASPAPSEPAQAR is encoded by the coding sequence ATGGACTGCGAGAAGTTCGATCAGCACGTGATGGACGCGCTCTACGAGGAGCTCGACGAGCTCACCCACGCCGCCCTCAAGCGGCACCTGGAGAGCTGCGTCCGCTGCTCCTCGACGCTCGCCGGTCTTCGCGCCACCCGCGACGCAGCGGTGCTCCCCCTGGAAGAGCCCTCTGACGATCTCGATGCGCGCATCTTTGCGGCCGTCGAGGTCGCTCAGCAGCACACCCCCTGGCGGCGCAAGGCACTCCGAGCCCTTGCCTGGGCAGGTAGCCATGCGATGCGCCCTCAGCTCGCCATGGCGGCCCTCTTCGTCTTGGTCATCGGTTCGAGCTTGCTCCTCCTCAGAGCGCGACCCGGCACCGTCGGGATGGGGCCACTCCGCGTGACCGAGCACGGCATGCCCGCCCCCGAGTATGCCGAACCGGCCTATGCCCCTGCCACGCCGGCTCCTCCTGCTCCCCTTGCGAACCAGGTGGTCACCACGCAGAGCGAGGCGAAGCGCATGGAGGACCGCGCGGCCGACAAAGCGGAGAGCGGCAGCCGCACCGAAGCAGCGGCTCCTGCGGCGGACCAAGCACAGACCCGAGGCGACCAGGAGGGCATGAACCGCGCGCCCGCGGGGAGTGCAGTGGAAGCCCTCGCACGCGCTCAGGCGGCGCGTGCTTCATCCGGCTGCAGTGCGGCGCTGCCCCTCTATGACGAGGTGGGAACCAGCTATCCCGGCACGGCGGCGGCACACACCGCCATGTGGGAGGCAGCTCGCTGTTACAAGGGCGCTGGAGACACAGGGCGCGCAAGAGAACTCTTCCTCGCCTTGCGTGCCGTCGACGGCTACCGCGACCGTGTCGAGGCAGAGCTGGGCGAACAAGAAAACCTGGCTCAGAGCCAGACGAAGAACATCGCTGGAGCTCCGGGGGCCGGAGCAGGTCACAGCTACTCGGCACCAGCCCCCGCGGCGCCTCTCCGCGCGGCTGCGAAGCCTGCAGCCACGGAGACGAGCAGAGGGAAACAGGGCAACACGGCCGCAGAGCACGCCGACTCGGACAAGGGTTCGCCAGCACGCGCGACGGGCCAGCAGCGGTCCCAGCCCGCAGCGAGTCCCGCGCCGAGCGAACCTGCGCAGGCCCGCTGA